In Pseudonocardia sp. C8, one genomic interval encodes:
- a CDS encoding DUF3073 domain-containing protein, whose product MGRGRAKAKQTKVARELKYSSPAMDLDALQREIGSGTAVTTDNGDDEYGEYADLAAKYNDEDDDPRR is encoded by the coding sequence ATGGGGCGCGGACGAGCCAAGGCCAAGCAGACGAAGGTGGCCCGCGAGCTCAAGTACAGCTCCCCCGCGATGGATCTCGACGCGCTGCAGCGTGAGATCGGGAGCGGGACGGCGGTTACTACCGACAACGGCGACGACGAGTACGGCGAGTACGCCGACCTCGCCGCCAAGTACAACGACGAGGACGACGACCCTCGCCGCTGA
- a CDS encoding NUDIX domain-containing protein, translating to MRGNLFAVAVNLVVLTVRSDRLHVLLIERGEQPFLGEWALPGGFVRPDEDLVHTADRRLGEETGADTGDAVVGHLEQLASYAAPDRDPRGRVLSVGYLAFVPDMPEPTAGGGAAASAWWPVDRVPPLAFDHDTILADGVERARAKLEYTTLAASFCPAEFTVTDLRRVYEAVWDTSLDPRNFQRKVTSTEGFLVPTATLVTGGRGRPPRLFRRGDATALHPPMLRDSHRLADGPARERLDPAG from the coding sequence ATGCGCGGCAACCTCTTCGCGGTCGCCGTGAACCTCGTCGTGCTCACCGTGCGGTCGGACCGGTTGCACGTGCTGCTCATCGAGCGGGGTGAGCAGCCCTTCCTCGGCGAGTGGGCGCTGCCCGGGGGCTTCGTGCGCCCCGACGAGGACCTGGTCCATACCGCCGACCGGCGGCTGGGCGAGGAGACCGGGGCCGACACCGGCGACGCCGTCGTCGGGCACCTGGAGCAGCTCGCGAGCTACGCGGCACCCGATCGCGACCCGCGCGGCCGGGTGCTCTCCGTGGGCTACCTCGCGTTCGTGCCGGACATGCCGGAACCGACCGCGGGCGGCGGGGCCGCCGCGTCGGCGTGGTGGCCCGTCGACCGGGTCCCCCCGCTCGCGTTCGACCACGACACGATCCTCGCCGACGGCGTCGAGCGGGCGAGGGCCAAGCTGGAGTACACGACGCTGGCCGCGTCGTTCTGCCCGGCCGAGTTCACCGTCACCGATCTGCGCCGCGTCTACGAGGCCGTCTGGGACACCTCGCTGGACCCGCGCAACTTCCAGCGCAAGGTGACCTCCACCGAGGGTTTCCTCGTGCCGACGGCCACCCTGGTCACGGGGGGCCGCGGCCGCCCGCCGCGGCTGTTCCGCCGCGGTGACGCCACGGCACTGCACCCGCCGATGTTGCGGGACTCGCACCGGTTGGCCGACGGCCCGGCGCGGGAACGGCTCGACCCGGCCGGCTGA
- the purM gene encoding phosphoribosylformylglycinamidine cyclo-ligase, with protein sequence MSSTEPGTASYASAGVDIDAGERAVEQFRPFAEKATRSEVMGGIGGFAGLFAAKFSKYAEPVLAASTDGVGTKVAIAQAMDKHDTIGQDLVAMVVDDLVVCGAEPLFLQDYIAVGKLVPDKVATLVRGVAEGCQQAGCALLGGETAEHPGLMDAAGYDLSATGVGIVDAEKMLRPERVRPGDVLVAMASSGLHSNGYSLARHVLLDIARLPLEGELEEFDQSLGEELLVPTRIYAKDCLAIAAETGVRTFAHVTGGGLARNLERVLPDGLAATVERGSWTPAPIFKLVQTRGRVHRAEMEKTFNMGVGMVAVLPPEDVDRALAVLTARHVPAWILGEVGRVGDVEGADSGELGARVQLRGEHPRF encoded by the coding sequence ATGTCCTCGACCGAGCCCGGCACCGCCAGCTATGCATCGGCCGGGGTGGACATCGACGCGGGGGAACGGGCCGTGGAGCAGTTCCGCCCGTTCGCCGAGAAGGCCACCCGGTCCGAGGTGATGGGCGGGATCGGCGGGTTCGCCGGGCTGTTCGCCGCGAAGTTCTCCAAGTACGCAGAGCCGGTGCTCGCCGCGTCCACCGACGGCGTCGGCACCAAGGTCGCGATCGCCCAGGCGATGGACAAGCACGACACCATCGGCCAGGACCTGGTCGCGATGGTCGTCGACGACCTCGTCGTCTGCGGTGCGGAGCCGCTATTCCTGCAGGACTACATCGCCGTCGGCAAGCTGGTGCCGGACAAGGTGGCGACCCTGGTCCGTGGCGTCGCGGAGGGCTGCCAGCAGGCCGGCTGCGCGCTGCTCGGCGGTGAGACCGCCGAGCACCCGGGCCTCATGGACGCCGCCGGCTACGACCTGTCCGCGACCGGGGTCGGGATCGTGGACGCCGAGAAGATGCTGCGCCCGGAGCGGGTGCGTCCCGGTGACGTCCTGGTCGCGATGGCCTCGTCCGGGCTGCACTCGAACGGCTACTCGCTGGCCCGCCACGTGCTGCTGGACATCGCCCGGCTGCCGCTCGAGGGTGAGCTGGAGGAGTTCGACCAGTCGCTCGGCGAGGAGCTGCTCGTCCCGACCCGGATCTACGCCAAGGACTGCCTCGCGATCGCCGCCGAGACCGGGGTGCGGACGTTCGCGCACGTCACCGGGGGTGGCCTGGCCCGGAACCTGGAGCGGGTGCTGCCCGACGGGCTCGCCGCGACCGTCGAGCGCGGTTCGTGGACGCCCGCACCGATCTTCAAGCTGGTCCAGACCCGTGGCCGGGTGCACCGGGCGGAGATGGAGAAGACGTTCAACATGGGCGTCGGCATGGTCGCCGTGCTGCCGCCCGAGGACGTCGACCGGGCACTCGCCGTCCTCACCGCCCGGCACGTCCCGGCCTGGATCCTCGGCGAGGTCGGCCGGGTCGGCGACGTCGAGGGAGCCGACTCCGGCGAGCTCGGCGCCCGCGTGCAGCTGCGCGGGGAACACCCCCGGTTCTGA
- the purF gene encoding amidophosphoribosyltransferase, protein MSSVRNEHVSPAPATAAAAVPESGPEETGPREECGVFGVWAPGEDVAKMSYYGLYALQHRGQEAAGIAVSDGRRTVVFKDLGLVSQVFDEQTLSSLRGHLAVGHCRYSTTGATTWENAQPTFRTTETGSGVALGHNGNLVNTAELREDVARLEGNRRSGLRATTDSDLVTELLAAGADDLGLYEAALRLLPRLRGAFSLAFSDETTLYAARDPQGVRPLVLGRLERGWVVASETAALDIVGASFVREVEPGELIAIDADGIRSQRFAAPEPKGCVFEYVYLARPDTHIAGRSVYDTRVEIGRRLAEVHPVEADLVIPVPESGTPAAIGYAQGSGIPYGQGLVKNAYVGRTFIQPSQTIRQLGIRLKLNPLRNVIRGKRLVVVDDSIVRGNTQRALVRMLREAGAVEVHVRIASPPVRWPCFYGIDFASRAELIANGADTEGVRRSIGSDTLGYVSVDQMVAASEQPRSRLCCACFDGDYPIPLPDEAKLGKHLLEDAPAPAASGAASGDPGPLAVGYGAGEALSRP, encoded by the coding sequence TTGAGTTCCGTCCGGAACGAGCACGTCAGCCCTGCACCCGCCACCGCGGCGGCTGCCGTACCCGAGTCCGGGCCCGAGGAGACCGGCCCCCGCGAGGAGTGCGGGGTCTTCGGTGTCTGGGCCCCGGGCGAGGACGTGGCCAAGATGTCGTACTACGGCCTCTACGCGCTGCAGCACCGCGGCCAGGAGGCCGCCGGCATCGCCGTCTCGGACGGCAGGCGAACGGTCGTCTTCAAGGATCTCGGCCTGGTCAGCCAGGTGTTCGACGAGCAGACGCTGTCCTCGCTGCGGGGCCACCTGGCGGTCGGGCACTGCCGCTACTCGACGACCGGCGCCACGACCTGGGAGAACGCCCAGCCGACGTTCCGCACCACGGAGACCGGGTCCGGCGTGGCGCTGGGCCACAACGGCAACCTGGTCAACACCGCCGAGCTGCGCGAGGACGTCGCCCGGCTGGAGGGCAACCGGCGCTCCGGGCTGCGTGCCACCACCGACTCCGACCTGGTCACCGAGCTGCTCGCGGCCGGCGCCGACGACCTCGGCCTCTACGAGGCGGCGCTGCGGCTGCTGCCGCGGCTGCGCGGCGCGTTCTCGCTGGCCTTCTCCGACGAGACCACGCTCTACGCGGCCCGCGACCCGCAGGGCGTCCGCCCGCTCGTCCTGGGCCGCCTGGAGCGGGGCTGGGTCGTCGCCTCGGAGACGGCGGCGCTGGACATCGTCGGCGCCTCGTTCGTCCGCGAGGTCGAGCCCGGCGAGCTCATCGCGATCGACGCCGACGGCATCCGCAGCCAGCGCTTCGCCGCTCCGGAGCCGAAGGGCTGCGTGTTCGAGTACGTCTACCTGGCCCGCCCGGACACCCACATCGCCGGCCGGTCGGTGTACGACACCCGGGTCGAGATCGGCCGTCGGCTGGCCGAGGTGCACCCGGTCGAGGCCGACCTGGTCATCCCGGTCCCGGAGTCCGGCACCCCGGCCGCGATCGGCTACGCCCAGGGCTCCGGCATCCCCTACGGCCAGGGCCTGGTCAAGAACGCCTACGTCGGCCGCACCTTCATCCAGCCCAGCCAGACGATCCGCCAGCTCGGCATCCGGCTCAAGCTGAACCCGCTGCGCAACGTCATCCGGGGGAAGCGCCTCGTGGTCGTCGACGACTCGATCGTCCGGGGCAACACCCAGCGCGCCCTGGTCCGGATGCTGCGCGAGGCCGGCGCGGTCGAGGTGCACGTGCGGATCGCGAGCCCGCCGGTGCGCTGGCCCTGCTTCTACGGCATCGACTTCGCCAGCCGGGCCGAGCTGATCGCGAACGGCGCCGACACCGAGGGCGTCCGCCGCTCGATCGGCTCCGACACCCTCGGCTACGTGTCGGTGGACCAGATGGTCGCCGCCTCCGAGCAGCCGCGCTCGCGGCTGTGCTGCGCCTGCTTCGACGGCGACTACCCGATCCCGCTGCCGGACGAGGCGAAGCTCGGCAAGCACCTCCTCGAGGACGCTCCCGCCCCGGCGGCCTCCGGCGCCGCATCTGGCGATCCCGGCCCGCTGGCCGTCGGATACGGTGCCGGGGAGGCACTGAGCCGGCCCTGA
- a CDS encoding sterol carrier family protein codes for MTDPIHDWLAGGPEPDRATRKAAVKESLAELARRAPGHSVEVRVPPFGAVQCIEGPRHTRGTPPNVVETDTRTWLALARGVTRWDDAVADGSLRVSGARAGEVAAELPVSGYQGQDPDNHSRVTE; via the coding sequence GTGACCGACCCGATCCACGACTGGCTGGCGGGCGGCCCGGAACCCGACCGGGCCACCCGCAAGGCCGCCGTCAAGGAATCCCTCGCCGAGCTGGCGCGGCGGGCACCGGGGCACAGCGTCGAGGTCCGGGTCCCGCCGTTCGGCGCCGTCCAGTGCATCGAGGGGCCCCGGCACACCCGTGGCACCCCGCCGAACGTCGTCGAGACCGACACCCGCACCTGGCTCGCGCTCGCCCGGGGCGTCACGCGCTGGGACGACGCCGTCGCCGACGGTTCGCTCCGGGTGTCCGGGGCCCGGGCCGGGGAGGTGGCAGCGGAGCTGCCCGTGAGTGGTTATCAGGGTCAGGACCCTGATAACCACTCACGAGTCACGGAGTGA
- the purL gene encoding phosphoribosylformylglycinamidine synthase subunit PurL, producing MTQSQVQADSVKHAEATPEQPQPYRELGLKDDEYARIREILGRRPTDAELAMYSVMWSEHCSYKSSKVHLRYFGETTTDEMRSAMLAGIGENAGVVSIGDGWAVTFKVESHNHPSYVEPYQGAATGVGGIVRDIMAMGARPIAVGDPLRFGPCEADDTARVLPGVVAGVGGYGNCLGLPNVAGEVVFDPSYAGNPLVNALCVGALKAEDLHLAFASGTGNKIILFGATTGLDGIGGVSVLASETFDETTGGTGRKKLPSVQVGDPFTEKVLIECCLELFGSGLVVGIQDLGGAGLACATSELASAGDGGMRVDLDEVPLRATGMTAAEILSSESQERMCAVVKPEDVDAFLDVCRKWDVLASVIGEVTEGDRLVITSGGETVVDVPPRTVAHEGPVYRRPVARDDVKQDALNADDPEKLPRPEAPSELRAEVLRMAAAPNLASRSWVTDQYDRYVRGNTVAAHGADAGVVQVDEETGRGISVATDCNARFVALDPYTGAQLALAEAYRNVATSGAVPLAVTDCLNFGSPEDPHVMWQFQQAVRGLADGCAVLGTPVTGGNVSFYNQTGTTAILPTPVVGVLGVIDDVTTAVPAGFAGADGDAVVLLGTTAAEFGGSEWAHEVHGHLGGRPPAVDLEHERRLAGLLASAAGDGVLTGSHDLSDGGLAQGLVEAALAGNRGARIDLAAVHGDAFTALFSESAGRVLVTVADADAFLARAAEAGVPAARIGETGGTALHLGDAVGELALDELRTAWEGTLPARFGPVSV from the coding sequence GTGACGCAGTCCCAGGTGCAGGCCGATTCCGTCAAGCACGCCGAGGCGACGCCGGAGCAGCCGCAGCCCTACCGCGAACTGGGCCTCAAGGACGACGAGTACGCCCGCATCCGGGAGATCCTCGGCCGCCGGCCCACCGACGCCGAGCTGGCGATGTACTCGGTGATGTGGAGCGAGCACTGCTCGTACAAGTCGTCGAAGGTGCACCTGCGGTACTTCGGCGAGACCACCACCGACGAGATGCGCTCCGCGATGCTCGCCGGGATCGGGGAGAACGCCGGTGTCGTCTCGATCGGCGACGGCTGGGCGGTGACGTTCAAGGTCGAGTCGCACAACCACCCGTCCTACGTGGAGCCGTACCAGGGTGCGGCGACCGGCGTCGGCGGCATCGTCCGCGACATCATGGCGATGGGCGCCCGCCCGATCGCGGTCGGCGACCCGCTGCGGTTCGGCCCGTGCGAGGCCGACGACACCGCCCGGGTGCTGCCCGGCGTCGTCGCCGGCGTGGGCGGCTACGGCAACTGCCTGGGCCTGCCGAACGTGGCCGGCGAGGTCGTGTTCGACCCCTCCTACGCGGGGAACCCGCTGGTCAACGCGCTCTGCGTGGGCGCGCTGAAGGCCGAGGACCTGCACCTGGCGTTCGCCTCCGGGACCGGCAACAAGATCATCCTGTTCGGTGCGACGACCGGGCTGGACGGCATCGGCGGCGTCTCGGTGCTCGCCTCCGAGACGTTCGACGAGACCACCGGCGGTACCGGACGGAAGAAGCTCCCCAGCGTGCAGGTGGGCGACCCGTTCACCGAGAAGGTCCTCATCGAGTGCTGCCTGGAGCTGTTCGGGTCCGGGCTGGTCGTCGGCATCCAGGACCTCGGTGGCGCCGGCCTGGCCTGCGCGACCTCCGAGCTGGCCTCCGCCGGGGACGGCGGCATGCGGGTCGACCTCGACGAGGTCCCGCTGCGGGCCACCGGCATGACCGCGGCCGAGATCCTCTCCTCCGAGTCGCAGGAGCGGATGTGCGCCGTCGTGAAGCCCGAGGACGTCGACGCCTTCCTCGACGTCTGCCGCAAGTGGGACGTGCTCGCCTCGGTGATCGGTGAGGTCACCGAGGGCGACCGGCTGGTCATCACCTCCGGCGGCGAGACCGTCGTCGACGTCCCGCCGCGCACCGTCGCCCACGAGGGCCCGGTCTACCGCCGCCCGGTGGCCCGCGACGACGTGAAGCAGGACGCGCTGAACGCGGACGACCCGGAGAAGCTGCCCCGCCCGGAGGCGCCCTCCGAGCTGCGGGCCGAGGTGCTGCGGATGGCGGCCGCGCCGAACCTCGCGAGCCGGTCCTGGGTCACCGACCAGTACGACCGCTACGTGCGCGGCAACACGGTCGCCGCGCACGGCGCCGACGCCGGCGTCGTCCAGGTCGACGAGGAGACCGGCCGCGGGATCTCCGTCGCGACCGACTGCAACGCCCGGTTCGTCGCGCTGGACCCGTACACCGGTGCGCAGCTGGCGCTCGCCGAGGCCTACCGCAACGTCGCCACCTCCGGGGCGGTCCCGCTGGCCGTCACCGACTGCCTGAACTTCGGGTCGCCGGAGGACCCGCACGTCATGTGGCAGTTCCAGCAGGCCGTGCGCGGGCTCGCCGACGGCTGCGCGGTGCTCGGCACCCCGGTGACCGGCGGGAACGTCAGCTTCTACAACCAGACCGGGACGACCGCGATCCTCCCGACCCCGGTCGTCGGCGTCCTCGGTGTGATCGACGACGTGACCACGGCGGTCCCGGCCGGGTTCGCCGGGGCCGATGGCGACGCGGTCGTCCTGCTCGGGACGACCGCCGCCGAGTTCGGCGGCTCCGAGTGGGCGCACGAGGTGCACGGGCACCTCGGCGGGCGCCCGCCGGCCGTCGACCTGGAGCACGAGCGGCGCCTGGCCGGGCTGCTGGCGTCGGCGGCGGGCGACGGCGTGCTCACCGGCAGCCACGACCTGTCCGACGGGGGCCTGGCCCAGGGCCTGGTCGAAGCCGCCCTGGCCGGGAACCGGGGCGCCCGGATCGACCTCGCCGCCGTGCACGGCGACGCGTTCACCGCGCTGTTCTCCGAGTCCGCCGGGCGGGTCCTGGTCACGGTCGCGGACGCGGACGCCTTCCTCGCCCGGGCCGCCGAGGCCGGCGTGCCCGCGGCGCGGATCGGCGAGACCGGCGGCACCGCGCTGCACCTGGGCGACGCCGTCGGCGAGCTGGCCCTCGACGAGCTGCGGACCGCGTGGGAGGGCACCCTCCCGGCCCGGTTCGGCCCCGTCTCGGTGTGA
- the purQ gene encoding phosphoribosylformylglycinamidine synthase subunit PurQ — MSRVGVITFPGTLDDVDAARAVRRAGADAVPLWHGDHDLAGVDAVVVPGGFSYGDYLRAGAIASLAPIMREVVEAAGRGLPVLGICNGFQILCEAHLLPGALVANAGMHFLCRDLVLTVENARTAWTRDYTAGDELMIPLKSQEGRYVADPATLDRLEGEGLVAFRYRDGAPNGSSRGIAGITNPAGNVVGLMPHPEHATSALTGPSADGLGLFTSALAQVTA; from the coding sequence GTGAGCCGTGTCGGTGTGATCACCTTCCCCGGCACGCTCGACGACGTCGACGCCGCCCGCGCGGTCCGCCGCGCCGGCGCCGACGCCGTCCCGCTGTGGCACGGCGACCACGACCTGGCCGGCGTGGACGCGGTCGTCGTCCCGGGCGGGTTCTCCTACGGCGACTACCTGCGGGCCGGGGCGATCGCCTCGCTCGCGCCGATCATGCGCGAGGTCGTCGAGGCGGCCGGGCGCGGGCTGCCGGTGCTCGGCATCTGCAACGGGTTCCAGATCCTCTGCGAGGCCCACCTGCTGCCCGGTGCGCTGGTCGCCAACGCCGGGATGCACTTCCTGTGCCGGGACCTGGTACTGACCGTGGAGAACGCACGGACCGCCTGGACCCGGGACTACACGGCGGGCGACGAGCTGATGATCCCGCTGAAGTCGCAGGAGGGCCGCTACGTCGCCGACCCCGCCACCCTGGACCGGCTGGAGGGCGAGGGTCTCGTCGCGTTCCGGTACCGCGACGGCGCGCCGAACGGCTCGTCGCGGGGGATCGCCGGGATCACCAACCCGGCCGGGAACGTCGTCGGGCTCATGCCGCACCCGGAGCACGCGACGAGCGCGCTCACCGGGCCGTCCGCGGACGGGTTGGGGCTGTTCACCTCGGCACTGGCGCAGGTCACCGCCTGA
- the purS gene encoding phosphoribosylformylglycinamidine synthase subunit PurS, with translation MARVVVDVMPKPEILDVQGQAVTRALGRIGVSGVSGVRQGKHFELEVDEGIDDETLHRLAGSLLANPVIEDWTVTRL, from the coding sequence GTGGCCAGAGTGGTGGTGGACGTGATGCCCAAGCCCGAGATCCTCGACGTCCAGGGTCAGGCCGTGACCCGGGCGCTCGGCCGGATCGGCGTGTCCGGGGTGAGCGGGGTGCGGCAGGGCAAGCACTTCGAGCTCGAGGTCGACGAGGGGATCGACGACGAGACCCTGCACCGGCTCGCCGGCTCCCTGCTGGCGAACCCGGTGATCGAGGACTGGACGGTGACCCGGCTGTGA
- a CDS encoding alpha/beta fold hydrolase, with protein sequence MDTRTLHLDDADIVYDVHGPDPAPGEPTLLAIGQPMDASGFRALAAQLPDRRVVAYDPRGLGRSTRRDGRTDNDPHVQAADVHALIGAIGGPVDLLASSGGAVTALTLVEAHPDDVRVLVAHEPPLIGELPDSGAAWRAWRDVREVYDTKGWGAGMAAFISYTSWSGPFTEEYFAAGPPDPAAFGLPTDDDGSRDDPLLSDRSAAVLRVVPDAGALAAAPTRVVLAVGEETGDTCTARTTRALAARLGQDVVVFPSHHGGFAGDEFGYPGKPAEFAARLVEVLDQG encoded by the coding sequence ATGGACACACGCACCCTTCATCTCGACGACGCCGACATCGTCTACGACGTCCACGGCCCCGACCCGGCACCTGGTGAGCCAACGCTGCTCGCGATCGGCCAGCCGATGGACGCCTCCGGGTTCCGCGCGCTCGCCGCGCAGCTGCCGGACCGCCGGGTGGTCGCCTATGACCCGCGTGGTCTCGGGCGCAGCACGCGGCGCGACGGGCGCACCGACAACGACCCGCACGTGCAGGCCGCCGACGTGCACGCCCTGATCGGCGCGATCGGCGGGCCGGTGGACCTGCTCGCCAGCAGCGGGGGAGCGGTGACGGCGCTGACGCTCGTCGAGGCCCACCCGGACGACGTCCGGGTGCTGGTCGCGCACGAGCCACCGCTGATCGGCGAGCTCCCCGACTCCGGCGCCGCCTGGCGGGCCTGGCGCGACGTCCGCGAGGTCTACGACACGAAGGGCTGGGGCGCCGGGATGGCCGCCTTCATCAGCTACACGTCGTGGTCCGGCCCGTTCACCGAGGAGTACTTCGCCGCCGGGCCGCCGGACCCGGCCGCCTTCGGCCTGCCCACCGACGACGACGGCTCGCGTGACGACCCGCTGCTGTCCGACCGCTCGGCGGCCGTGCTCCGGGTGGTACCCGACGCCGGGGCGCTCGCCGCCGCACCGACGCGGGTGGTGCTCGCGGTCGGCGAGGAGACCGGTGACACGTGCACCGCGCGGACCACGCGGGCGCTCGCCGCCCGGCTCGGGCAGGACGTCGTCGTCTTCCCGAGCCACCACGGCGGCTTCGCCGGCGACGAGTTCGGCTACCCGGGCAAGCCCGCCGAGTTCGCGGCGCGGCTGGTCGAGGTCCTCGACCAGGGGTGA
- a CDS encoding VOC family protein produces the protein MGMRWEQVVVDARDPVRLGRWWAEALDWVVVNASPQEFEIQPAEGVTPGMVFVAVPEGKRTKNRMHIDLRPDGVRDSEVARLLMLGATKVNIGQHSDQPWTVLADPEGNEFCVLGERRSG, from the coding sequence ATGGGGATGCGCTGGGAGCAGGTCGTCGTGGACGCCCGGGACCCGGTACGGCTGGGCCGCTGGTGGGCCGAGGCGCTGGACTGGGTGGTGGTGAACGCCTCGCCGCAGGAGTTCGAGATCCAGCCGGCCGAGGGTGTCACCCCGGGGATGGTCTTCGTGGCGGTCCCGGAGGGGAAGCGGACCAAGAACCGGATGCACATCGACCTGCGCCCGGACGGCGTGCGGGACTCGGAGGTCGCGCGGCTGCTCATGCTGGGCGCGACGAAGGTCAACATCGGGCAGCACTCGGACCAGCCGTGGACGGTGCTCGCCGACCCCGAGGGCAACGAGTTCTGCGTGCTCGGCGAGCGCCGGTCCGGCTGA
- a CDS encoding DUF2334 domain-containing protein, which produces MSTLLVSLSGLTDATDADRARAVAFAAELDRLGVPLTHLVQPKGPEHALRRGDDLVRWIAGRVGAGDDVLLHGYDHTADPVGSWQNGAVPRIGRRSEFGALPRHEAGLRLTAARRVLTATGLSTDGFAAPRWVASAGTLEALAEHGFGLCADETSLRVPGGPVLRAKVLTFRSSEPWLGSERATGDRRRGRALQQQAVRIADRGGIVRIALRAKDLRKPHRADAALAAVDAARNAGAAGAVHRGLFPAAAPAA; this is translated from the coding sequence ATGAGCACGCTGCTGGTGTCGCTGTCCGGCCTGACCGACGCCACCGACGCCGACCGGGCCCGGGCCGTCGCGTTCGCCGCCGAGCTCGACCGCCTCGGCGTGCCGCTCACCCATCTCGTGCAGCCCAAGGGGCCCGAGCACGCGCTGCGGCGGGGTGACGACCTGGTCCGCTGGATCGCGGGCCGGGTCGGCGCCGGCGACGACGTCCTGCTGCACGGCTACGACCACACCGCCGACCCGGTGGGGTCCTGGCAGAACGGGGCCGTGCCCCGGATCGGCCGGCGGAGCGAGTTCGGGGCGCTGCCCCGGCACGAGGCGGGCCTGCGGCTGACCGCCGCCCGGCGGGTCCTCACCGCGACCGGGCTGTCCACGGACGGGTTCGCGGCGCCGCGCTGGGTCGCCTCCGCCGGCACCCTCGAGGCGCTCGCCGAGCACGGCTTCGGCCTGTGCGCCGACGAGACCTCGCTGCGCGTGCCCGGCGGGCCGGTGCTGCGGGCGAAGGTGCTGACCTTCCGCAGCTCGGAGCCGTGGCTGGGGTCCGAGAGGGCGACGGGGGACCGCCGCCGGGGCCGTGCACTTCAGCAGCAGGCCGTCCGGATCGCCGACCGCGGCGGCATCGTGCGGATCGCGCTGCGGGCCAAGGACCTCCGTAAGCCACACCGGGCCGACGCGGCGCTGGCCGCCGTCGACGCCGCCCGGAACGCCGGTGCGGCCGGTGCGGTCCACCGTGGCCTGTTCCCGGCCGCCGCGCCCGCGGCCTGA
- a CDS encoding GolD/DthD family dehydrogenase: MFDLTGRVALVTGAASGIGAEVASALAAQGATVAGADLKEDGLDGCASAHRVDVADPDDAERCVGEVVDRHGRLDVLVNSAGIALLAPALDLGIDEWRRTLDVNLTGSWLMAKAAGRVMVEQGRGRIVNLASQAASSGLEKHAAYCASKAGINGLTRTLAVEWGPHGVTVNAVSPTVVLTELGRKVWDNPAGDAHRAEIPARRFAEPPEIAAAVVYLASDEAAMVNGAELKVDGGFTAR, encoded by the coding sequence ATGTTCGATCTGACGGGCCGGGTCGCGCTGGTCACCGGTGCGGCCTCCGGTATCGGGGCGGAGGTGGCGTCCGCGCTGGCCGCGCAGGGCGCCACGGTCGCCGGGGCGGACCTGAAGGAGGACGGCCTGGACGGCTGCGCCTCGGCGCACCGGGTCGACGTCGCCGACCCGGACGACGCCGAGCGCTGCGTCGGCGAGGTCGTCGACCGGCACGGCCGGCTGGACGTCCTGGTCAACTCGGCCGGCATCGCGCTGCTCGCGCCCGCGCTGGACCTGGGGATCGACGAGTGGCGCCGGACGCTGGACGTCAACCTCACCGGGTCCTGGCTGATGGCCAAGGCGGCCGGACGGGTGATGGTCGAGCAGGGCCGCGGGCGGATCGTGAACCTGGCCTCGCAGGCGGCGAGCAGCGGGCTGGAGAAGCACGCCGCGTACTGCGCGTCCAAGGCCGGGATCAACGGGCTGACCCGCACGCTCGCCGTCGAGTGGGGCCCGCACGGCGTGACGGTGAACGCGGTCTCGCCGACCGTCGTCCTCACCGAGCTCGGGCGGAAGGTGTGGGACAACCCGGCCGGCGACGCGCACCGGGCGGAGATCCCGGCGCGGCGGTTCGCCGAGCCGCCGGAGATCGCCGCGGCCGTGGTGTACCTGGCCTCGGACGAGGCCGCCATGGTCAACGGTGCCGAGCTGAAGGTGGACGGCGGCTTCACGGCGCGCTGA
- a CDS encoding ribose-5-phosphate isomerase translates to MSDKLRIVVGADDAGFDYKERLKADLQADDRVAEVIDVGVGPDGHTAYPHIGVAAARKVADGEADRALLVCGTGLGVAISANKVPGIRAVTAHDTFSVERSVKSNDAQVLCFGQRVVGIELARKLASEWLDHRFDPQSASAAKVAALNDYDSRDGEPLAVAQPVGTDC, encoded by the coding sequence GTGAGCGACAAGCTGCGCATCGTGGTCGGCGCCGACGACGCCGGGTTCGACTACAAGGAGCGCCTCAAGGCCGACCTGCAGGCCGACGACCGGGTCGCCGAGGTGATCGACGTCGGCGTCGGCCCGGACGGGCACACGGCCTACCCGCACATCGGCGTGGCCGCGGCCCGGAAGGTCGCCGACGGCGAGGCGGACCGGGCACTGCTGGTGTGCGGCACCGGCCTCGGCGTGGCGATCTCGGCGAACAAGGTGCCCGGCATCCGGGCCGTGACCGCGCACGACACGTTCTCGGTGGAGCGCTCGGTCAAGTCCAACGACGCCCAGGTGCTGTGCTTCGGGCAGCGCGTCGTCGGGATCGAGCTGGCGCGCAAGCTGGCGTCCGAGTGGCTGGACCACCGGTTCGACCCGCAGAGCGCCTCCGCGGCGAAGGTCGCCGCGCTGAACGACTACGACAGCCGCGACGGCGAGCCGCTCGCCGTGGCACAGCCGGTGGGGACGGACTGCTGA